A genomic stretch from Ammospiza nelsoni isolate bAmmNel1 chromosome 32, bAmmNel1.pri, whole genome shotgun sequence includes:
- the LOC132085702 gene encoding cysteine sulfinic acid decarboxylase-like, giving the protein MAEPSGAGDSIPLECPGLDTAAGEEFLQEVFQILLEEGVRKSTDVTQKVCDWKELQELWDLLDLELRSDGEGRERLLQRCRDVLRFSVRTGALPRFDYVGLQKGLLPIPKAAEDTTAQKGHPLSRIPAGCYQWRRSVEQMGHSTGLG; this is encoded by the exons ATGGCTGAGCCctctggagctggggacagcatcCCATTGGAATGTCCTGGCCTGGACACGGCCGCTGgggaggaattcctgcaggaagtGTTCCAGATCCTGCTGGAGGAGGGCGTGCGGAAGAGCACAGATGTGACACAGAAG GTGTGTGactggaaggagctgcaggagctgtgggaccTGCTGGATCTGGAGCTGCGGAGCGATGGGGAGGGGCGGGAGCGGCTCCTGCAGCGCTGCCGGGATGTGCTGCGCTTCAGCGTCCGCACCGGTGCGCTCCCA AGATTTGACTACGTCGGACTGCAGAAGGGATTGCTGCCTATACCCAAGGCTGCAGAGGACACAACAGCCCAAAAAG GTCACCCCCTGTCGCGCATCCCGGCTGGATG CTACCAGTGGAGGCGCAGCGTGGAACAAATGGGCCACAGCACGGGCCTGGGGTAG
- the LOC132085731 gene encoding uncharacterized protein LOC132085731 — translation MARDERATLLEVHQALSEEQFQNLKYLLGSKIPAGLVLQASRPELCLILLQRFPGNSLREIARILRQIGRSDLIQRFQLPLEEQIPEENPREPNRDTPSGTRDPTSGQHPGGIPAPPVNPRRLTEKDLMRVAKRLGKEWQEVGILHLGLEQSRLDQIQEENPNNSTMRSFEMLRDWQRRQREEATASQLLACLEDAHLDPEILNFLRSLQGN, via the coding sequence ATGGCGAGAGATGAGCGGGCAACGCTGCTGGAGGTGCACCAGGCGCTCTCGGAAGAACAATTCCAGAACCTGAAGTACCTTCTGGGAAGCAAAATTCCTGCCGGGCTTGTGCTCCAGGCATCGCGCCCTGAGTTGTGCCTGATCCTCCTCCAGCGCTTCCCGGGGAATTCCCTGCGTGAGATCGCCAGGATCCTGCGGCAGATTGGCCGCTCCGACCTCATCCAGCGCTTCCAGCTGCCCCTGGAAGAGCAAATCCCGGAGGAAAACCCCAGGGAACCTAATAGGGACACCCCCAGCGGGACCAGGGATCCCACTTCAGGACAGCATCCTGGAGGGATTCCAGCTCCACCCGTGAATCCCCGACGCTTGACAGAGAAGGATTTGATGAGAGTTGCCAAAAGATTGGGAAAAGAGTGGCAGGAGGTGGGAATTCTGCATCtagggctggagcagagcaggctggacCAGATCCAGGAGGAAAATCCGAACAATTCCACTATGAGGAGTTTCGAGATGCTGCGGGATTGGCAGCGGCGCCAGCGAGAGGAAGCCACGGCGTCCCAGCTCCTAGCCTGCCTTGAGGATGCCCACCTTGATCCCGAAATCCTCAACTTCCTCCGGAGCCTCCAGGGGAATTGA